A portion of the Negativicutes bacterium genome contains these proteins:
- the pyrE gene encoding orotate phosphoribosyltransferase, with translation MTQDEVKELFIKTGAIMEGHFLLTSGLHSPLYVEKFQVLQHPKYTEQLCIALAEKFLEDNIEVVVGPITGGILLAHEVGKRLGTRAIFTERENGKMTLRRGFVIKPGERVLIVEDIVTTGGSIKEVLDVVVEQGGIPVGIGMLVDRSGGKASFGEVPYKALLNLDVTTYDPSNCPLCKENINMTKRGSRKL, from the coding sequence ATGACTCAAGATGAAGTTAAAGAACTATTTATTAAAACTGGTGCAATAATGGAAGGACACTTTTTATTAACATCAGGTTTACATAGCCCATTATATGTTGAGAAATTTCAAGTTTTGCAACATCCTAAATATACAGAACAATTATGTATTGCACTGGCTGAGAAATTCCTTGAAGATAATATTGAAGTTGTAGTTGGACCAATTACTGGAGGAATTTTATTAGCACATGAAGTTGGCAAAAGATTAGGGACAAGAGCTATTTTTACAGAACGTGAAAATGGCAAAATGACCTTGCGCCGTGGTTTTGTGATTAAACCGGGTGAAAGAGTACTAATCGTTGAAGACATTGTAACAACCGGTGGATCAATTAAGGAAGTTTTAGATGTAGTGGTTGAGCAAGGCGGAATTCCGGTTGGTATTGGGATGTTAGTTGATCGTAGTGGCGGAAAAGCTAGCTTTGGTGAAGTTCCTTATAAAGCTTTGTTAAACTTAGATGTAACTACCTATGACCCTAGCAATTGTCCGCTATGTAAAGAAAATATTAATATGACTAAACGTGGTAGTCGTAAGTTATAA
- the pyrF gene encoding orotidine-5'-phosphate decarboxylase yields the protein MADKRLIVALDYSNLNQVKDLVEELGDSVNFYKVGMELFYSVGKEVLDYLSENGKDVFLDLKLHDIPNTTAQGLVALTKLGAKILNVHASGSFSMMQTAAQAVKLAAENLGIEKPKLIAVTVLTSIDEVNWAALNSKNEIKEQVVALAKLAQEAGMDGVVASPQEAKMIKAVCGEDFLIVTPGVRPYNAEVNDQSRIATPKMALLDGATHLVVGRPITKANNPKEAAEAILAEMEEV from the coding sequence ATGGCAGATAAAAGATTGATAGTTGCACTGGATTATTCTAATCTGAATCAAGTTAAAGATTTAGTAGAAGAACTAGGGGACAGTGTAAATTTTTATAAAGTTGGAATGGAATTATTTTATAGTGTAGGAAAAGAAGTTTTAGATTATTTGAGTGAGAATGGAAAAGATGTCTTTTTAGACTTAAAATTACATGACATTCCGAATACCACGGCTCAAGGGTTAGTAGCATTGACGAAATTGGGTGCTAAAATTCTTAATGTCCATGCTAGTGGAAGTTTTAGTATGATGCAAACTGCAGCTCAAGCCGTTAAACTGGCGGCTGAAAACTTAGGTATTGAAAAGCCGAAGTTAATTGCTGTTACAGTATTGACGAGTATTGATGAAGTTAATTGGGCGGCGTTAAATTCAAAAAATGAAATAAAAGAACAAGTGGTGGCGTTAGCAAAATTAGCGCAAGAGGCTGGTATGGATGGTGTGGTTGCATCACCGCAAGAAGCAAAAATGATTAAAGCAGTTTGTGGAGAAGATTTTTTGATTGTAACTCCGGGCGTTAGACCTTATAATGCTGAGGTTAATGATCAAAGTCGTATTGCTACACCCAAAATGGCTTTATTGGATGGAGCAACTCATTTGGTAGTTGGTCGACCGATAACTAAAGCTAATAATCCTAAAGAAGCGGCTGAAGCTATCTTAGCTGAAATGGAGGAAGTATAA
- a CDS encoding dihydroorotate dehydrogenase: MLSTEIAGIKMKNPVMTASGTFGFGLEFNDFLDLNQVGAVVVKGTTLQPRSGNGGVRIAETPSGMLNSIGLENPGCDAFINKILPKLKKYDVPVIVNMSGSTVEEYGVLANKLTVDGVSGLELNISCPNVKDGGIAFGTNKESATAVVREVKKNTNLPVIAKLSPNVTDIVDMAKAIEAAGADAISLINTLLGMAIDLKTRKPILGNIVGGLSGPAVKPIALRMVWQVANAVKVPIIGMGGIMNTEDALEFMLAGASAIAVGTANFINPSVAVTVAQGMEHYLKQEKLTHISQVIGQLKID, encoded by the coding sequence ATGTTAAGTACTGAAATTGCCGGTATAAAAATGAAAAACCCTGTAATGACTGCATCAGGGACCTTTGGATTTGGGCTGGAATTTAATGACTTTTTAGATTTAAATCAAGTTGGTGCGGTAGTCGTAAAAGGAACAACGCTACAGCCACGCAGTGGCAATGGTGGAGTGAGAATTGCTGAAACGCCAAGTGGGATGCTAAATTCAATTGGTTTAGAAAATCCGGGTTGTGATGCTTTTATTAATAAAATTCTACCTAAACTAAAAAAATATGATGTGCCTGTTATTGTTAATATGTCAGGTAGTACAGTTGAAGAATATGGCGTACTTGCCAATAAATTAACGGTGGATGGAGTAAGCGGTCTAGAACTTAATATTTCTTGTCCTAATGTTAAAGATGGTGGTATTGCCTTTGGAACTAATAAAGAGAGTGCAACAGCGGTAGTACGTGAAGTGAAGAAAAATACAAATTTACCGGTGATTGCTAAGCTATCGCCTAATGTTACCGATATTGTTGATATGGCTAAAGCTATTGAAGCAGCTGGAGCCGATGCTATTTCTCTAATAAATACTTTGTTGGGGATGGCAATTGATTTAAAAACCCGAAAACCGATTTTGGGTAATATTGTTGGTGGCTTATCGGGACCTGCTGTAAAACCAATTGCACTAAGAATGGTATGGCAGGTTGCTAATGCTGTAAAAGTGCCAATTATTGGCATGGGTGGCATTATGAATACTGAGGATGCTTTAGAATTTATGTTGGCAGGTGCTAGTGCTATAGCGGTTGGAACGGCTAATTTTATTAATCCAAGCGTTGCGGTGACTGTAGCTCAGGGGATGGAACATTATTTAAAACAAGAAAAATTAACTCATATTAGCCAAGTAATAGGACAACTTAAAATTGATTGA
- a CDS encoding dihydroorotate dehydrogenase electron transfer subunit, which yields MPKLAIDTKIVEHNHISDNVKELVLFAPEIVEQAKPGQFIHLKITDGNEPLLRRPISIASVDLNNGLLTLIYRIAGNGTKKLATLKQGDVVNCLGPLGNGFALDFQKPLLVGGGIGMAPLIFLAQRLLPCNIDILMGGRTKTEMCWHELFQDIVEEIHITTDDGSLGTKGFTVDLLPDLLKTGKYDGIYVCGPHIMMEKVSAIAKEYNIPCQVSLEKHMACGIGACLSCTCQSKDGSRKKVCSDGPVFYAEEVF from the coding sequence TTGCCTAAACTAGCAATTGATACAAAAATAGTAGAGCATAATCATATCTCTGATAATGTAAAAGAATTGGTTTTGTTTGCTCCCGAAATTGTGGAGCAAGCAAAGCCGGGTCAGTTTATTCACTTAAAAATAACAGATGGCAATGAGCCGCTTTTACGTCGCCCTATTAGTATTGCTAGTGTTGATCTTAATAATGGTCTATTAACCTTAATTTATCGTATAGCCGGCAACGGTACTAAGAAATTAGCTACATTGAAGCAAGGTGATGTAGTCAACTGTTTAGGACCGTTAGGCAATGGCTTTGCTTTAGATTTTCAAAAACCACTACTTGTTGGTGGAGGAATTGGAATGGCGCCGCTGATCTTTTTAGCTCAGCGGCTGTTGCCATGTAATATTGATATCTTAATGGGTGGTAGAACTAAGACTGAAATGTGTTGGCATGAATTATTTCAAGACATTGTTGAAGAAATTCATATAACAACAGATGATGGTTCACTAGGAACAAAAGGGTTTACTGTTGATCTTTTGCCTGATTTATTAAAAACAGGTAAATATGATGGTATTTATGTTTGTGGACCGCATATTATGATGGAAAAAGTTAGCGCTATTGCAAAAGAATATAATATACCATGTCAAGTTTCGCTAGAAAAACATATGGCATGTGGTATTGGTGCCTGTCTATCTTGCACTTGTCAGAGTAAGGATGGGAGCCGTAAAAAAGTATGTAGTGATGGCCCGGTATTCTATGCAGAGGAGGTTTTTTAA